The genomic segment CAACAAAGGAGACGCGCGCCGGCGCTCCGAACATCGCTCCCGGTCTGAACGGACGTCCGTACACTGGCTGACGCCGCGTTTTCACAAATCGCGCGGCCCGGCGCCGGTGTGGAGCGATCCCGCCGGCGTTGTTCTTTTGAGTGAGGTGAAGCCGGCCACGGTCGCCCTCTCGATCGCCCGGCCGGCGCGTCAGGCGAAAGCCTTACCCGACTGCGGGTTAACCCCTGGCAGTGCTCCTCTGTGGTGAGTGGTATCATCTGTACGCCGCTCAAATCAGAGGCTCCGCAAATGTCTGCTCCCGACCCCGCCGCCCAGGGCTGGCGCACTTTAGTCGGTCGTTAGAGCCTTGAGCACTTTGAGCAGGTAATCATCATCCCAGGCGGCCTTCATCCGTCGGGTTCGGATGCTGCCCTTGGTGTCGGCCCTCTTGAGCAATGACAGGGCGATCCGCCGAATCATCCCCAGGTTAGTCCCGGCATGTCCCGCTCGGGCGCGACTGTCGTCTTCCCGGAACGCGATGTCGAGGCACCAGTGGAGCCCGTTCTCGATGCCCCAGTGGTTACGGATGTAACCCGCTAACTCGGCCGCTTTGGTCCGCAAGCTGGTCAGGTAGTAATGGGTCGTACTCTCGTTTGCCTTCCCGTTCACCTGCCGCTCTCGGCCGACCATCACCACCGCACCCACATCGGCCCACCCGGCCGGCAACCGGTCCGGATCGGTGACCACGGTCACGTACCGCTCCTCGTGGCGCCCGTGCCCATCCGCGACCGACGCAACCATGTCGCACCCGGCGAACGCGGCCTCCCCCGCCCGAGCGAACACGTCGGCGATGGCGTCCCGCAAGCCGCCCTGGTTCCCTTTGACCGTCACTACGTACTCCCCGCCCTGGCGCCGGATCGGCTCGACCGTCGCTTTCTGGCACCCGGCCGCGTCGATCGTCACCACCGCGCCGTTGAGGTCCAGGGTGGCGATCAGTTCGGGCATGGTGGTGATCTCGTGCCCCCCATCGGGTACCGCCCGCATGCCCAGGATCAAACGGTTCTCGACCGCCCACGCCTCGACCAGGTGCAGGCACCCGGTGAACGTGCCCTTGGGGGACCGGCGGGCGCTCTTGCCATCGATCGCCACCTGCACCAACCCCGCCGTCTCGCACGCCGATGCCATCCACCGCCCGAACCGATCGGCGAACGCATCCGGGTCCAGTTTGGCGAATACCCGCTCGAACGTGTCGGGGCTCGGGATGCCTCCGGGCAACTCCAAGAACTGGCGGAAGAAACCCTCCTTGAGTTGCCCGTACGCGGCGATCTGCTCCCATCCCTCGGCCCCGGCGATCACGGCGCACGTCGCGATGGTCAGGATGTCAGTCAGCCGATGCACCTTGTTCCTGGTGTCCCGGCGCGGGTCCCGCAGGTCGGCGAACACGGTGGTCAGTGGTAAAGGCATCGTGGTTCCTCCTCGATGCCATCGGTCTAGACGTAAAACCCTATAACGTCACGGGTTCATAGTGCGCCCACCCTGCCCCGCCGCCACAGCCCCCGAATCGCCGTTTATGTGGCGATGCCGGCACTGCGGACGAACAAAAGCGGTCAGTGCTGAAGCCGTTGAGCAGTTCCTGTACGACGTCTGGCCCACGTGCTGTGGCGATACGGTGACGTGTTTCCTAAAGCCGCACGAT from the Frigoriglobus tundricola genome contains:
- a CDS encoding ISAs1 family transposase codes for the protein MPLPLTTVFADLRDPRRDTRNKVHRLTDILTIATCAVIAGAEGWEQIAAYGQLKEGFFRQFLELPGGIPSPDTFERVFAKLDPDAFADRFGRWMASACETAGLVQVAIDGKSARRSPKGTFTGCLHLVEAWAVENRLILGMRAVPDGGHEITTMPELIATLDLNGAVVTIDAAGCQKATVEPIRRQGGEYVVTVKGNQGGLRDAIADVFARAGEAAFAGCDMVASVADGHGRHEERYVTVVTDPDRLPAGWADVGAVVMVGRERQVNGKANESTTHYYLTSLRTKAAELAGYIRNHWGIENGLHWCLDIAFREDDSRARAGHAGTNLGMIRRIALSLLKRADTKGSIRTRRMKAAWDDDYLLKVLKALTTD